The proteins below come from a single Psychrobacter sp. FDAARGOS_221 genomic window:
- a CDS encoding L,D-transpeptidase family protein yields MMSQKKTGLLKTVFLMVFALAVFIIIADPPNDRNEMQQYYDQLSRQSSSNDDHDTYFPPSPLTLEQANIDRVYVDKSSQTLYLLQDYKVVKSYHIALGDAPKGHKQQEGDERTPEGEYILDYKNENSIAYRSIHVSYPNEADIASAEAKGVSPGGAIMIHGQMNGYEYLAGVMQKRNWTDGCMAVTNAEMDEIMSAVKVGTPIEIVW; encoded by the coding sequence ATGATGTCGCAAAAAAAGACCGGCTTACTAAAAACTGTATTCCTAATGGTATTCGCGCTCGCTGTGTTCATCATCATAGCTGATCCTCCTAATGACCGTAACGAGATGCAACAGTATTACGACCAGCTCTCTCGCCAAAGTAGTAGCAACGATGACCATGACACCTACTTCCCGCCCTCTCCATTAACGCTAGAGCAAGCCAACATCGATAGGGTCTATGTCGATAAGTCTTCACAGACACTGTATCTGTTGCAAGATTACAAAGTAGTCAAAAGCTATCACATTGCGCTTGGTGACGCACCAAAAGGTCACAAACAGCAAGAAGGCGATGAGCGTACACCAGAAGGTGAGTATATTTTAGATTATAAAAATGAGAACTCGATCGCCTATCGCTCTATCCATGTCAGCTATCCTAATGAAGCAGACATTGCCAGTGCTGAAGCAAAGGGAGTCTCACCTGGCGGCGCCATCATGATTCATGGTCAGATGAATGGCTACGAGTACCTAGCTGGTGTGATGCAAAAGCGCAATTGGACAGACGGCTGTATGGCGGTGACCAATGCAGAAATGGACGAAATCATGAGTGCGGTTAAAGTAGGCACACCCATCGAAATAGTTTGGTAA
- a CDS encoding HD domain-containing protein, translating into MPITNNLKPLTNDKNISIEDVTHFLLELDALKRVSRRSYVPQTTRLENSAEHSWHLAMACWSIAELFELDVNHEKLLKLALVHDLGEIDAGDTFLYAQGRSDAHIEERQGIERLQSEPGNGISNLVEVWDEQETGSSRETQLLKVVDRILPFILNMNTGGKTWSDHGVKRSQVAGMHAFIADSFPSIHDWVAKQIDYATQQGWLIDE; encoded by the coding sequence ATGCCAATCACCAACAACCTTAAGCCATTAACAAACGACAAAAACATCAGCATTGAAGATGTGACTCACTTTTTATTGGAGCTAGATGCCTTGAAGCGTGTCAGTCGCCGCAGTTATGTGCCTCAGACCACAAGGCTTGAGAACTCAGCCGAGCATTCATGGCATTTGGCAATGGCGTGTTGGTCTATTGCTGAGCTGTTTGAGCTGGATGTCAATCATGAAAAATTGCTTAAACTTGCTTTGGTGCATGATTTGGGCGAGATAGACGCTGGTGATACCTTTTTGTATGCACAAGGTCGTAGTGATGCTCATATTGAGGAGCGTCAAGGTATTGAGCGTCTGCAATCAGAGCCAGGCAACGGTATTAGTAATCTCGTTGAAGTGTGGGATGAGCAGGAAACGGGCAGCAGCCGTGAGACTCAATTATTAAAAGTGGTTGATCGTATTTTACCTTTTATATTAAACATGAATACTGGCGGTAAAACCTGGAGTGATCATGGCGTTAAGCGCTCACAAGTGGCTGGCATGCACGCCTTTATCGCAGACAGTTTTCCCTCTATCCATGATTGGGTCGCTAAACAAATAGACTATGCCACGCAGCAAGGCTGGTTAATTGATGAGTAA